From a region of the Micropterus dolomieu isolate WLL.071019.BEF.003 ecotype Adirondacks linkage group LG21, ASM2129224v1, whole genome shotgun sequence genome:
- the si:ch211-110p13.9 gene encoding uncharacterized protein si:ch211-110p13.9 isoform X2, translating to MDLTSFRLTECPNKSPLFPLYLGADLFSNTDIRTDNHPRYHAKFAKKGLATKIHFSSAFRFHGLKVPTVNNSLWFYSIQGLFRVAFEMYSKQEQLAVLENFQDVWKSQINDSPLKMSYSLSVQLDFKLSSSLHDTESINEMSQPQHCQVGRGFVDVCGSGTSNTSADHDYCSFPKQSMQPEIVSTVRQKLHSLDDKLSSDTQCYTEQLETISLLLENIDRYMKGNLEEKDVTETVLALLKAKDWGCVYSSSLLSCIGRWLGQQFHAANSSISQKVEGFKVHHIERISDLPPAEELATELFPEAMRTLLLHWMGLSEDSTLEKRHSEYPILLLILEFANHNLITGVAHVLYSSLICK from the exons ATGGATCTGACATCGTTCAGGCTGACAGAGTGTCCCAACAAG agtccactttttcccctgtaTTTAGGAGCTGATCTCTTCTCCAACACGGACATCCGTACAGACAACCATCCCAGATACCACGCCAAGTTTGCAAAGAAAGGATTggcaacaaaaatacatttctccTCAG CATTCAGGTTCCATGGGTTGAAGGTGCCTACTGTAAATAACAGCCTCTGGTTCTACAGCATTCAAGGACTTTTTCGAGTAGCCTTTGAAATGTACAGTAAGCAAGAGCAGCTCGCTGTGCTGGAGAACTTCCAG GATGTTTGGAAATCGCAGATAAATGACAGCCCTCTGAAAATGAGTTACAGCCTCAGTGTGCAGCTCGACTTTAAACTATCCAGCAGCCTGCATGACACAGAATCAATCAATGAGATGTCACAACCTCAGCATTGCCAGGTTGGCAGAGGATTTGTGGACGTATGTGGCAGTGGCACAAGTAATACATCAGCAGATCACGATTATTGTTCTTTTCCTAAACAGAGCATGCAACCTGAAATTGTGTCCACAGTGAGACAGAAATTGCATAGCTTGGATGACAAACTCTCCTCTGACACTCAATGCTACACAGAACAGCTTGAAACAATCTCGCTGCTATTGGAGAACATTGATCGATACATGAAGGGGAATCTAGAAGAAAAGGATGTGACAGAAACCGTGTTAGCCCTGCTAAAGGCCAAAGACTGGGGCTGTGTGTATTCAAGTTCCCTGCTTAGTTGTATAGGACGTTGGCTTGGCCAGCAGTTTCATGCAGCCAATAGCAGCATCAGCCAGAAAGTGGAGGGCTTTAAAGTTCACCATATTGAGCGAATTAGTGACTTGCCACCTGCTGAGGAACTAGCCACAGAACTATTCCCTGAGGCCATGCGAACACTGCTGCTTCATTGGATGGGTTTAAGTGAAGACTCCACCTTGGAGAAGAGACACAGCGAGTACCCAATCCTGCTCCTTATCCTCGAGTTTGCCAACCACAACCTCATCACTGGCGTGGCTCATGTACTGTACTCCAGTCTAATATGTAAATAA
- the si:ch211-110p13.9 gene encoding uncharacterized protein si:ch211-110p13.9 isoform X1 produces MSSCSTIHLTLPQWDGGSRKIRFIYLMDLTSFRLTECPNKSPLFPLYLGADLFSNTDIRTDNHPRYHAKFAKKGLATKIHFSSAFRFHGLKVPTVNNSLWFYSIQGLFRVAFEMYSKQEQLAVLENFQDVWKSQINDSPLKMSYSLSVQLDFKLSSSLHDTESINEMSQPQHCQVGRGFVDVCGSGTSNTSADHDYCSFPKQSMQPEIVSTVRQKLHSLDDKLSSDTQCYTEQLETISLLLENIDRYMKGNLEEKDVTETVLALLKAKDWGCVYSSSLLSCIGRWLGQQFHAANSSISQKVEGFKVHHIERISDLPPAEELATELFPEAMRTLLLHWMGLSEDSTLEKRHSEYPILLLILEFANHNLITGVAHVLYSSLICK; encoded by the exons ATGTCAAGCTGCTCAACTATCCACTTAACCTTACCGCAGTGGGACGGGGGCTCGCGGAAAATTCGTTTCATTTACTTGATGGATCTGACATCGTTCAGGCTGACAGAGTGTCCCAACAAG agtccactttttcccctgtaTTTAGGAGCTGATCTCTTCTCCAACACGGACATCCGTACAGACAACCATCCCAGATACCACGCCAAGTTTGCAAAGAAAGGATTggcaacaaaaatacatttctccTCAG CATTCAGGTTCCATGGGTTGAAGGTGCCTACTGTAAATAACAGCCTCTGGTTCTACAGCATTCAAGGACTTTTTCGAGTAGCCTTTGAAATGTACAGTAAGCAAGAGCAGCTCGCTGTGCTGGAGAACTTCCAG GATGTTTGGAAATCGCAGATAAATGACAGCCCTCTGAAAATGAGTTACAGCCTCAGTGTGCAGCTCGACTTTAAACTATCCAGCAGCCTGCATGACACAGAATCAATCAATGAGATGTCACAACCTCAGCATTGCCAGGTTGGCAGAGGATTTGTGGACGTATGTGGCAGTGGCACAAGTAATACATCAGCAGATCACGATTATTGTTCTTTTCCTAAACAGAGCATGCAACCTGAAATTGTGTCCACAGTGAGACAGAAATTGCATAGCTTGGATGACAAACTCTCCTCTGACACTCAATGCTACACAGAACAGCTTGAAACAATCTCGCTGCTATTGGAGAACATTGATCGATACATGAAGGGGAATCTAGAAGAAAAGGATGTGACAGAAACCGTGTTAGCCCTGCTAAAGGCCAAAGACTGGGGCTGTGTGTATTCAAGTTCCCTGCTTAGTTGTATAGGACGTTGGCTTGGCCAGCAGTTTCATGCAGCCAATAGCAGCATCAGCCAGAAAGTGGAGGGCTTTAAAGTTCACCATATTGAGCGAATTAGTGACTTGCCACCTGCTGAGGAACTAGCCACAGAACTATTCCCTGAGGCCATGCGAACACTGCTGCTTCATTGGATGGGTTTAAGTGAAGACTCCACCTTGGAGAAGAGACACAGCGAGTACCCAATCCTGCTCCTTATCCTCGAGTTTGCCAACCACAACCTCATCACTGGCGTGGCTCATGTACTGTACTCCAGTCTAATATGTAAATAA
- the rsrc2 gene encoding arginine/serine-rich coiled-coil protein 2 isoform X2 yields MSASDNDSVDLTRTGSPVHHRKKHSMESSRSPRSSKHHHSRSRSRSRERKRDRKYRRSRSRSKEARKRDSQKPSKSHRKTDEQDPERLSAENGEERSRRKDRRPSKGRSLSRSHSRERRHNSRSKDKRRSRSRSRDRKKKARSRSGSRTKHRHHSRSRSKSRERKKRSEKVRRKSRSRLERAKKLQEQKEKEMFEKQQQQQQEIAAVAAPIAAVAAAAAAAASNPGLNVAALLASGTQVTPQIAMAAQMAALQAKTLAETGIAVPSYYNPSSVNPMKFAEQEKKRKMLWQGKKEGDKSQTAELWEKLNFGNKDQNVKFRKLMGIKGEDDAEASKPINDEGIKTLQKQEEMFRNLDVQYEMARSQTHTQRGMGLGFSSSFSRGMDSI; encoded by the exons ACCACCATTCACGCTCACGGTCACGCTCCAGGGAACGAAAAC GTGACAGAAAATACAGACGGAGTCGCAGCAGGAGCAAAGAG GCACGAAAGAGGGACTCTCAGAAGCCATCAAAATCGCACAGAAAAACAGATGAGCAAGATCCAGAGAGACTTTCAGCAGAGAACGGAGAGGAGCGATCCAGACGAAAAGACAGGAGGCCCTCCAAGGGTCGGAGCTTGTCCAGGTCACACTCACGAGAGAG GCGACATAACAGCAGAAGTAAGGACAAACGGCGATCACGATCACGCAGCCGGGACAGGAAGAAGAAGGCAAGGTCTCGTTCAGGTTCAAGGACCAAACACCGTCATCATAGCAGAAGTCGCAGTAAGAGCAG GGAGCGAAAGAAAAGGAGTGAGAAAGTGCGCAGAAAGAGCAGAAGCAG GCTGGAGAGAGCAAAGAAACTACAGGAGCAGAAGGAGAAGGAAATGTttgagaaacagcagcagcaacagcaggagATAGCTGCTG TGGCTGCCCCTATTGCAGCagtagctgctgctgctgcagcggcTGCCTCAAACCCCGGCCTAAATGTGGCAGCCCTCCTGGCCTCTGGGACGCAGGTCACGCCTCAGATTGCTATGGCAGCACAAATGGCAGCCCTTCAAGCAAAAACACTGGCAGAGACTGGTATTGCTGTTCCCAGCTACTATAACCCATCCTCTGTAAACCCCATGAAGTTTGCagagcaggagaaaaagaggaaaatgctATGgcaaggaaagaaggaaggg gACAAGTCTCAGACAGCTGAGTTGTGGGAGAAGCTAAATTTTGGAAACAAGGaccaaaatgttaaatttcgCAAACTAATGGGTATTAAA GGAGAAGATGATGCTGAAGCTTCCAAACCAATTAACGATGAAGGCATCAAGACTCTTCAGAAGCAGGAGGAGATGTTCAGGAACCTTGACGTTCAGTATGAGATGGCTCGGTCTCAGACCCACACCCAGAGGGGAATGGGCCTCGGCTTCTCCTCCTCATTCTCACGTGGAATGGATTCAATCTAG
- the rsrc2 gene encoding arginine/serine-rich coiled-coil protein 2 isoform X1 — protein MSASDNDSVDLTRTGSPVHHRKKHSMESSRSPRSSKHHHSRSRSRSRERKRDRKYRRSRSRSKEARKRDSQKPSKSHRKTDEQDPERLSAENGEERSRRKDRRPSKGRSLSRSHSRERRHNSRSKDKRRSRSRSRDRKKKARSRSGSRTKHRHHSRSRSKSRERKKRSEKVRRKSRSRSVNPPAFRGRNTAMDAQEALARRLERAKKLQEQKEKEMFEKQQQQQQEIAAVAAPIAAVAAAAAAAASNPGLNVAALLASGTQVTPQIAMAAQMAALQAKTLAETGIAVPSYYNPSSVNPMKFAEQEKKRKMLWQGKKEGDKSQTAELWEKLNFGNKDQNVKFRKLMGIKGEDDAEASKPINDEGIKTLQKQEEMFRNLDVQYEMARSQTHTQRGMGLGFSSSFSRGMDSI, from the exons ACCACCATTCACGCTCACGGTCACGCTCCAGGGAACGAAAAC GTGACAGAAAATACAGACGGAGTCGCAGCAGGAGCAAAGAG GCACGAAAGAGGGACTCTCAGAAGCCATCAAAATCGCACAGAAAAACAGATGAGCAAGATCCAGAGAGACTTTCAGCAGAGAACGGAGAGGAGCGATCCAGACGAAAAGACAGGAGGCCCTCCAAGGGTCGGAGCTTGTCCAGGTCACACTCACGAGAGAG GCGACATAACAGCAGAAGTAAGGACAAACGGCGATCACGATCACGCAGCCGGGACAGGAAGAAGAAGGCAAGGTCTCGTTCAGGTTCAAGGACCAAACACCGTCATCATAGCAGAAGTCGCAGTAAGAGCAG GGAGCGAAAGAAAAGGAGTGAGAAAGTGCGCAGAAAGAGCAGAAGCAGGTCTGTTAATCCACCTGCCTTCCGGGGCCGAAACACAGCTATGGATGCACAAGAGGCCCTGGCCAGAAG GCTGGAGAGAGCAAAGAAACTACAGGAGCAGAAGGAGAAGGAAATGTttgagaaacagcagcagcaacagcaggagATAGCTGCTG TGGCTGCCCCTATTGCAGCagtagctgctgctgctgcagcggcTGCCTCAAACCCCGGCCTAAATGTGGCAGCCCTCCTGGCCTCTGGGACGCAGGTCACGCCTCAGATTGCTATGGCAGCACAAATGGCAGCCCTTCAAGCAAAAACACTGGCAGAGACTGGTATTGCTGTTCCCAGCTACTATAACCCATCCTCTGTAAACCCCATGAAGTTTGCagagcaggagaaaaagaggaaaatgctATGgcaaggaaagaaggaaggg gACAAGTCTCAGACAGCTGAGTTGTGGGAGAAGCTAAATTTTGGAAACAAGGaccaaaatgttaaatttcgCAAACTAATGGGTATTAAA GGAGAAGATGATGCTGAAGCTTCCAAACCAATTAACGATGAAGGCATCAAGACTCTTCAGAAGCAGGAGGAGATGTTCAGGAACCTTGACGTTCAGTATGAGATGGCTCGGTCTCAGACCCACACCCAGAGGGGAATGGGCCTCGGCTTCTCCTCCTCATTCTCACGTGGAATGGATTCAATCTAG